One Bacillus sp. FJAT-52991 genomic region harbors:
- a CDS encoding glycosyltransferase, whose translation MVNILFLITGLHVGGAEMQVYQMIKGLKHMNYRPIVVSLLPVGPIGEKLEEEGITVYSLDMERGKASISAVVQLNKILRKEKITIIHSHLFHANILARLMKLFHPTVKVVNTIHNINIGGRKRERLLQYTNSLSDGITIISQAAKEHFIKVGAVSEERLRFLPNGVDTDIYQEKMSSKATVRRNLKLGDDFIWLAVGRFDKQKNYPNLLKSFRYVLNEKKQSYLLIVGIGTLLEEMKSLAADLNIADRVRFLGYRQDIPDLMSAADGFVMSSDWEGMPLVLLEASCVGLPIVCTDVGGNKEVVIHKQTGLLVKPKCSLSLSENMLQLMEMSEEERKEMGECGKNYIRDVYDLEQVIDQWDQLYQQVLSKSS comes from the coding sequence TTGGTTAACATTCTTTTTCTTATTACTGGACTGCATGTAGGGGGGGCAGAGATGCAAGTCTACCAAATGATTAAAGGTTTAAAACATATGAACTATCGTCCGATAGTTGTATCTTTGCTTCCCGTTGGTCCAATAGGAGAAAAATTAGAGGAAGAAGGGATAACTGTCTATTCATTAGATATGGAACGCGGAAAGGCGAGCATATCTGCTGTTGTACAGTTAAATAAAATTTTAAGAAAAGAAAAAATCACAATTATTCACTCCCATCTTTTTCATGCCAACATATTAGCGCGATTGATGAAGCTATTTCATCCGACAGTCAAAGTAGTGAATACTATTCATAATATTAATATTGGCGGCAGAAAGCGAGAGCGACTGTTGCAATATACAAACTCTTTGAGTGATGGAATAACAATCATTAGTCAAGCAGCAAAGGAACATTTTATTAAAGTGGGAGCTGTTTCTGAAGAAAGATTACGTTTTTTACCCAACGGTGTAGATACCGATATATATCAAGAGAAAATGTCTTCAAAAGCAACAGTGAGAAGGAATTTAAAGCTTGGAGACGATTTTATTTGGCTTGCAGTGGGACGGTTTGATAAACAGAAAAATTATCCTAATCTTTTGAAATCATTTCGTTACGTATTAAACGAAAAGAAACAAAGCTACTTATTAATAGTAGGTATCGGGACACTATTAGAAGAAATGAAATCATTAGCAGCTGATTTGAACATTGCTGATCGAGTTCGTTTTTTAGGATATCGGCAAGATATTCCTGATTTGATGAGTGCGGCGGATGGTTTTGTTATGTCTTCAGATTGGGAGGGGATGCCCCTTGTTTTGCTGGAAGCTTCGTGTGTAGGTCTACCAATTGTATGTACAGATGTTGGAGGAAATAAAGAAGTGGTTATTCATAAGCAAACGGGCTTGCTTGTCAAACCAAAATGTTCACTGTCTTTATCTGAAAATATGTTGCAATTAATGGAAATGTCAGAGGAAGAGAGAAAAGAAATGGGTGAATGTGGGAAAAATTATATCCGAGATGTGTATGATCTAGAGCAAGTAATTGATCAGTGGGACCAACTATATCAACAAGTATTGAGTAAAAGCTCTTAA
- a CDS encoding HAD-IA family hydrolase, giving the protein MKKAIFFDLDDTLLNDRKSIQTAFDITCQELAEKYDVEAKTIEEHVRAAAREQYETYSFFPITIQIGINPFEGLWGDFGDVHHYQFRRMGEQISDYQLKSWENGLKKIGIETAAAWAKERFREVRRQSPFVYDETFKVLDELKDKGYRLLLLTNGAPSLQLEKLTMTPELVPYFEHIVISGNVGFGKPDPVIFEHALRLMDLSPQDVLMVGDNLSTDILGATRVGMDSVWIDHKDGKKVDEAKPTYTVNRLQELLDII; this is encoded by the coding sequence ATGAAGAAAGCCATTTTTTTTGATTTAGACGACACGTTATTAAATGACCGCAAAAGTATTCAAACCGCTTTTGATATCACTTGCCAAGAATTAGCGGAAAAATACGACGTAGAAGCCAAAACAATTGAAGAACATGTGAGAGCAGCTGCTCGAGAACAATATGAAACATATTCTTTTTTCCCAATCACTATTCAAATTGGTATCAACCCATTTGAAGGTCTGTGGGGGGATTTTGGGGATGTCCATCATTATCAATTTCGCCGCATGGGAGAACAAATTAGCGATTATCAACTAAAATCATGGGAAAATGGTTTAAAGAAAATAGGAATTGAAACGGCTGCCGCTTGGGCAAAAGAACGATTCCGTGAAGTTCGTCGCCAGTCTCCTTTTGTTTATGACGAAACCTTTAAAGTACTTGATGAATTAAAGGATAAAGGCTATCGTCTCTTGCTTTTAACAAACGGTGCCCCATCTCTGCAATTAGAAAAGTTAACGATGACTCCTGAACTCGTTCCTTACTTTGAACACATTGTTATTTCTGGAAACGTTGGCTTCGGTAAACCGGATCCTGTTATTTTTGAACATGCTTTGAGATTAATGGACCTGTCACCACAAGACGTGTTAATGGTTGGAGACAATTTAAGCACGGACATTTTAGGAGCCACACGAGTGGGAATGGATTCCGTTTGGATTGACCATAAAGATGGGAAAAAAGTGGATGAAGCTAAACCTACTTATACAGTAAATAGACTTCAAGAATTGCTAGATATTATTTAA
- the galU gene encoding UTP--glucose-1-phosphate uridylyltransferase GalU yields the protein MTTIKKAVIPAAGLGTRFLPATKAMPKEMLPIVDKPTIQYIIEEAVESGIEDIIIVTGKGKRAIEDHFDHHFELEQTLLEREKFELLEGVRKVSEMANIHYIRQKEPRGLGHAIWCARNFIGNEPFAVLLGDDVVQAGIPCTKQLIDIYEQTQSCVVGVKAVSKDEVGRYGIVAVEPYSAGVHSVVDLVEKPLVEEAPSNLAIMGRYILTPRIFDILMNQEAGVGGEVQLTDALQCLQTFEKIFAYEFMGTRYDVGEKLGFITTTIEYALQREELRDALLKYLEELLLAEKNKKELNKNLATPYA from the coding sequence ATGACTACAATAAAAAAAGCAGTTATTCCTGCTGCTGGATTAGGTACGAGGTTTTTGCCTGCTACAAAAGCAATGCCGAAAGAAATGCTGCCAATTGTTGATAAACCTACGATTCAATACATTATTGAAGAAGCTGTTGAGTCAGGAATTGAAGATATTATTATTGTAACAGGAAAAGGAAAAAGAGCGATAGAGGATCATTTCGATCACCACTTTGAATTAGAGCAAACTTTGTTAGAACGTGAAAAATTCGAGTTGCTTGAGGGAGTAAGAAAAGTATCAGAAATGGCCAATATTCACTATATTCGTCAAAAGGAACCACGTGGGCTGGGTCATGCCATTTGGTGTGCAAGAAACTTTATCGGTAATGAGCCATTTGCTGTTTTATTAGGTGACGATGTTGTGCAAGCGGGCATTCCTTGTACAAAACAACTGATCGATATTTACGAACAGACTCAGTCATGCGTCGTAGGGGTAAAAGCTGTTTCTAAGGATGAGGTGGGTAGATATGGCATTGTAGCAGTAGAACCATATTCGGCTGGGGTCCATTCTGTAGTAGACCTGGTAGAAAAGCCGTTAGTAGAAGAAGCACCTTCTAATCTAGCTATTATGGGAAGGTATATTCTGACACCGAGAATTTTCGATATCTTAATGAATCAAGAAGCGGGAGTTGGCGGTGAAGTACAACTAACTGATGCACTTCAATGCCTGCAAACATTTGAAAAGATTTTTGCCTATGAATTTATGGGAACTCGTTATGATGTTGGAGAAAAGCTTGGTTTTATTACAACAACAATTGAATATGCTTTGCAAAGAGAAGAATTACGGGATGCTTTGTTAAAATACCTAGAAGAACTATTATTAGCTGAAAAAAATAAAAAAGAATTAAATAAAAATCTTGCAACCCCCTATGCTTAA
- a CDS encoding O-antigen ligase family protein: MVPTFHLSYYLLLLMVFTIPWENSVVFDGLGTIVRPIGSLAFIMTLLHLFKTGIYRPLNSIHYLLLAFVVWSAVSVLWSVDPELTFIRIKTYAQLFVMIWLIWELIQTDQQMRVLLQTYILGAYVSIANTFSKFLDTEQVNYGRYAAEGFDPNDLGVILALGIPMAWYLLIVQKTFILKWLNAAYILLGMLAIIMTASRTAFAVAILGLFYIALIYGRLSHRTKILVIVFIMISLFWGLKVIPNGAFDRILTIQEEVNSGSLSGRGELWFAGLEMVNEQPLLGVGAGAYPAALEEFLGTRELSHNTLLSVIAETGVIGLILFLTVLFISFYTACQTSYLEATLFFVLLTIWLLASMFLTWELRKPTWLLFALIALEHSKVQSKKNSLNTSSQKGKDYLSITSGLSIK; this comes from the coding sequence GTGGTTCCAACGTTTCATCTTTCCTATTATTTATTGTTATTAATGGTTTTTACTATTCCTTGGGAAAATTCAGTCGTCTTTGATGGATTAGGTACCATTGTCCGTCCAATTGGCAGTTTAGCTTTTATCATGACATTACTTCACCTATTTAAAACAGGTATTTATAGACCATTAAATAGCATTCATTATTTACTGCTAGCTTTTGTCGTTTGGAGTGCTGTTAGTGTGCTCTGGTCGGTAGATCCAGAACTTACGTTCATTCGGATTAAAACATATGCTCAACTTTTCGTTATGATTTGGTTAATATGGGAGCTTATTCAAACCGATCAACAAATGAGAGTATTGCTACAAACGTATATATTAGGGGCATATGTTTCTATTGCTAATACGTTCTCAAAATTTCTGGATACAGAACAAGTAAACTATGGACGGTACGCGGCTGAAGGGTTTGACCCTAACGATTTAGGTGTAATATTGGCGCTAGGAATTCCGATGGCCTGGTATTTATTGATTGTGCAGAAGACATTTATTCTGAAATGGCTGAATGCTGCTTATATCCTGCTAGGAATGCTAGCCATTATCATGACGGCTTCAAGAACAGCTTTTGCCGTTGCTATTCTTGGTCTTTTTTATATTGCATTAATATATGGTCGATTATCACACAGAACAAAGATATTAGTAATAGTGTTTATCATGATTTCTCTATTTTGGGGTTTGAAGGTAATTCCAAATGGGGCTTTTGATCGAATACTGACGATTCAAGAGGAAGTGAATTCAGGAAGCTTAAGTGGTCGTGGGGAACTTTGGTTCGCAGGTTTAGAAATGGTTAATGAACAACCACTTCTCGGCGTTGGTGCGGGTGCTTATCCTGCTGCCCTCGAAGAATTTCTAGGTACACGTGAATTGAGCCATAATACATTGCTTTCTGTAATAGCTGAAACAGGTGTTATTGGATTAATACTATTTCTGACTGTTTTATTTATATCCTTCTATACAGCTTGTCAAACTTCTTATTTAGAAGCTACTCTATTTTTTGTTTTATTGACTATTTGGTTGTTAGCAAGCATGTTCTTAACATGGGAATTAAGAAAGCCAACCTGGTTATTATTTGCATTAATTGCACTTGAACATTCTAAGGTCCAATCTAAAAAAAACAGTTTAAATACCTCTAGTCAAAAAGGAAAAGATTATTTATCAATAACCAGTGGACTGTCTATTAAATGA
- a CDS encoding glycosyltransferase: MKTKKKAFFLPSLVGGGAERVILNLAIEFADQGYDVDLILAKAIGEYLDQVPSNINIIDLNSSRVLYSLFPMIQYLKEYKPDSLLSALNHTNIIAICAVLLANVQTKVFVSVHNQLTQFSTNYSRRFVVKLIPFLMKWSFRKAEKVIAVSNGVAEDLQRKIKLPQEKIQVIYNPVVDAGLMKKAKEKIDHPWFESSELPVILATGRLEAEKDFSSLIQAFARVRQKKLAKLIILGEGQEREQLEELIESLGLKDDVWMPGFVVNPYAYMNKADLFVLSSQYEGLPTVLIEALACGSEVISTDCPSGPREVLQNGQYGLLVQVKDVEGMSQAIINKLESPIKQNEQAAYQPFEKKKVFHQYLEIM; this comes from the coding sequence TTGAAGACCAAGAAAAAAGCTTTTTTTCTGCCGTCTTTAGTTGGTGGGGGAGCAGAACGGGTGATATTAAACTTGGCTATAGAATTTGCTGATCAAGGTTATGACGTAGATTTAATATTAGCAAAAGCGATTGGAGAGTATTTAGATCAAGTTCCTTCAAATATCAATATTATCGATTTAAATTCATCAAGAGTGCTTTATAGCTTATTTCCTATGATTCAATATTTAAAAGAATATAAACCAGACTCTTTATTATCGGCGTTAAACCACACGAACATCATCGCTATATGTGCGGTTTTGTTAGCCAATGTTCAAACAAAAGTATTTGTAAGTGTGCATAATCAATTGACTCAGTTTTCAACGAATTATTCGCGGCGATTTGTGGTAAAGTTGATCCCTTTTTTGATGAAATGGAGCTTTAGAAAAGCAGAAAAGGTAATTGCTGTTTCTAATGGGGTGGCAGAAGATCTTCAGAGAAAAATTAAATTACCTCAAGAAAAAATACAGGTGATCTATAACCCAGTAGTAGACGCTGGGTTGATGAAGAAAGCGAAAGAAAAGATTGATCACCCTTGGTTTGAATCAAGTGAATTGCCGGTCATTTTAGCAACTGGTCGATTAGAAGCAGAAAAAGATTTTTCTAGTTTAATTCAAGCATTTGCACGAGTCAGACAAAAGAAGTTGGCCAAGCTGATTATTCTTGGGGAAGGACAGGAGCGAGAGCAGTTAGAGGAGTTAATTGAAAGTTTGGGTTTAAAGGATGATGTTTGGATGCCAGGGTTTGTAGTGAACCCTTATGCTTATATGAACAAGGCAGATTTATTTGTACTATCATCTCAATATGAGGGGTTACCTACCGTTTTAATTGAAGCATTAGCATGCGGAAGTGAAGTAATATCAACTGATTGTCCAAGTGGCCCGAGAGAGGTTCTTCAAAATGGTCAGTACGGTTTGTTAGTACAGGTTAAAGATGTTGAAGGAATGTCTCAAGCTATTATCAATAAATTAGAGTCTCCAATTAAACAAAACGAACAGGCTGCCTATCAACCATTTGAGAAAAAGAAGGTGTTTCATCAATACTTAGAAATCATGTGA
- a CDS encoding YveK family protein, whose amino-acid sequence MHVERRNIGDLIQLFAKKWLIIIAITGFCTGTAGWISFFVLTPVYQATSKVLVHEIKKEEKEDVAASFYQMETSFKLLDTFIVIAESPQVLDKVIKNLDLSMSYHELSQKVRIQQVRESLAIEIIVEGTKPEKTVDIANEISSVLSDEIRKIYGESNVSVIKTAELTEASKPVKPKAMLNMVTAFFAGIVIAIGLIFLRDLFKKLKRKEEVNVDDLEQTFSRERRYSTRI is encoded by the coding sequence ATGCATGTCGAAAGACGAAATATAGGTGATTTAATACAATTATTCGCGAAAAAGTGGTTAATCATTATCGCTATTACTGGTTTCTGCACAGGAACAGCAGGATGGATTAGTTTTTTTGTTTTAACCCCCGTGTATCAAGCTACTTCTAAAGTGCTAGTTCATGAAATTAAAAAGGAAGAAAAAGAAGATGTAGCAGCTTCTTTTTATCAAATGGAAACTTCTTTTAAGTTATTAGATACATTCATTGTTATTGCTGAGAGTCCCCAAGTATTAGATAAAGTCATTAAAAATTTGGACTTATCAATGTCTTATCATGAGCTGAGTCAAAAGGTAAGGATTCAACAAGTTCGTGAGTCACTGGCAATTGAAATTATTGTAGAAGGAACAAAACCTGAAAAAACTGTGGACATAGCTAATGAAATATCATCGGTTCTTAGTGATGAAATAAGAAAAATCTATGGTGAAAGTAATGTGTCAGTTATCAAAACGGCCGAATTGACAGAGGCTTCTAAGCCAGTTAAGCCTAAGGCGATGTTAAATATGGTCACTGCATTTTTTGCTGGTATTGTGATAGCCATTGGACTGATTTTTTTACGAGATCTCTTTAAAAAGTTGAAAAGAAAAGAGGAAGTGAATGTCGATGATCTAGAACAAACTTTTTCTAGAGAAAGAAGATACTCTACTAGAATATAA
- a CDS encoding aldehyde dehydrogenase family protein, with product MKNETMTDNIQSGMKVKQYVNFIDGEWIASESGKFKQNTNPVNGEVLGEVTQSTKADVNQAVAAAKRAQREWRNVPAPERADVLYKVAFLLKERKEELAQILTREMGKVIAEARGEVQEAIDMAYYMAGEGRRLFGDTVPSELRNKFAMSIRVPVGVAGLITPWNFPIAIAAWKSLPALVSGNAVVWKPASETPILAGEFVKIYEEAGLPKGLINLVHGSGSVVGNAMVDHPDIDLISFTGSNEVGKMINARAGGMLKRTSLEMGGKNAVTVLEDADLDLAVDGIVWSAFGTSGQRCTACSRIIVHESVKEELEKKLIEKIGELKLGDGLDESVHVGPVINRSSLEKIHGYVQVGKKEGAELLCGGEIVTKDGLNKGSFYAPTLFTDVQSDMRIAQEEIFGPVASIIPVKSLEEAIEVNNSVEFGLSSSIFTANVNRAFQAMRDLDTGIVYINAGTTGAEIHLPFGGTKGTGNGHRDSGVASLDVYTEWKSVYVDYSGKIQKAQIDNY from the coding sequence ATGAAAAATGAAACAATGACAGACAATATTCAAAGCGGAATGAAAGTGAAGCAGTATGTCAATTTTATCGATGGTGAGTGGATTGCGTCTGAATCTGGAAAGTTCAAACAAAATACGAATCCTGTTAACGGAGAAGTACTTGGGGAAGTGACTCAGTCGACAAAAGCAGATGTCAATCAAGCGGTGGCAGCAGCAAAGCGAGCGCAAAGGGAATGGCGGAATGTACCGGCCCCTGAACGTGCAGATGTATTGTACAAAGTAGCTTTTTTACTGAAAGAACGCAAGGAAGAATTGGCGCAGATCTTAACGAGAGAAATGGGAAAAGTCATTGCTGAGGCGAGAGGTGAGGTTCAGGAGGCCATTGATATGGCTTATTATATGGCAGGAGAGGGGCGCCGCTTATTCGGTGATACAGTTCCATCCGAGCTGCGCAATAAGTTTGCGATGAGTATTCGTGTGCCTGTCGGTGTAGCTGGATTGATTACGCCGTGGAATTTTCCGATTGCGATTGCGGCATGGAAGTCGCTCCCAGCCCTCGTGTCTGGAAACGCTGTCGTTTGGAAACCAGCGTCTGAAACACCGATATTGGCTGGAGAGTTTGTGAAAATTTATGAAGAAGCAGGCCTTCCAAAAGGATTGATTAACCTCGTTCATGGATCCGGTAGTGTTGTAGGGAATGCGATGGTTGATCATCCGGATATTGATCTTATCTCTTTCACTGGTTCTAATGAAGTAGGGAAGATGATTAATGCGCGTGCTGGTGGTATGTTAAAGCGTACTTCCCTTGAAATGGGTGGGAAAAATGCGGTGACAGTTCTTGAAGACGCCGATTTGGATCTTGCAGTGGATGGTATTGTTTGGAGTGCATTTGGAACGAGTGGACAGCGATGCACCGCCTGCAGCCGCATTATCGTTCATGAATCGGTGAAAGAAGAATTAGAAAAGAAGCTGATTGAAAAAATAGGAGAGTTAAAGCTTGGTGATGGCCTAGATGAGTCTGTTCATGTGGGACCAGTTATTAACCGGTCATCTTTGGAGAAAATACATGGGTATGTACAAGTTGGCAAGAAAGAAGGGGCGGAACTGCTTTGTGGCGGTGAAATTGTCACAAAGGATGGCCTCAACAAAGGAAGCTTCTACGCACCCACATTATTTACAGATGTCCAATCAGATATGAGAATTGCTCAAGAAGAAATTTTTGGGCCAGTCGCTTCAATTATCCCAGTTAAAAGCTTAGAAGAGGCAATTGAAGTGAATAACAGTGTAGAGTTTGGACTGTCTAGTTCAATCTTTACCGCCAATGTGAATCGAGCTTTCCAAGCGATGAGAGATTTAGATACAGGAATTGTTTACATTAATGCAGGTACGACTGGAGCGGAAATTCACTTGCCGTTTGGAGGAACGAAAGGAACAGGAAATGGACATCGGGATTCAGGTGTCGCCTCTTTGGATGTATACACAGAATGGAAGTCTGTCTATGTAGATTACAGCGGAAAAATTCAAAAAGCACAGATTGATAACTATTAA
- a CDS encoding oligosaccharide flippase family protein — translation MIQHFITYFIARGLPGLINFLAIIIYSRILPPEQYGTYAIVLASISLINSILLSWLRLGVLRYYPSYTTEERKLFLSTVFIAFLAYMLLSGGIISCIALFGIIAEEYSSIWLLGLCLLWVSGWFEINLEIFRAELSPKSYGWFYLSKTILALVISIGIIFSFHLGMTALVIGSILAMFIPLLFVIPKVWSGVNFHYFNRNILKTLLAYGLPLTLTLTMGFLIDSSDRLLLGWLSGPSSTGLYAVTYDFAQQTIILIMTIVNLASYPIIIHTLENGDQVEVQKQLEKSFVLLFLLAFPTVCALIILSPNISFLFFGTDYQAAAIVVIPWIALVSLIQGIKAFYLDLAFQLSKQTIKQVFPVVIGAALNILLNLWWIPLYQIKGAIMATLIAYVVSSIMSWWLGRRYFVLPIPKREIWKIVIITVVMFCALYPIHHLKGFIALIVQIGVGIIVYGLGIWVFNVLNIRKALPLAERNLKIKVKG, via the coding sequence TTGATTCAACATTTTATTACTTACTTTATTGCTAGAGGTTTGCCAGGTTTAATTAACTTTTTAGCTATTATTATTTATAGTCGGATATTACCTCCAGAACAATATGGAACCTATGCGATCGTGCTCGCTTCGATTTCTTTAATAAACTCTATTTTATTAAGTTGGTTAAGACTTGGGGTTTTAAGATATTACCCTTCGTACACTACGGAAGAACGAAAACTCTTTCTTAGTACAGTGTTCATTGCGTTTTTAGCTTATATGCTATTGTCAGGCGGGATTATTAGTTGTATCGCTTTATTTGGAATAATTGCTGAAGAGTATTCCAGTATTTGGCTTTTGGGTTTGTGTTTGTTATGGGTTAGTGGATGGTTTGAGATTAATTTAGAGATTTTCCGAGCAGAGTTATCTCCAAAGAGCTATGGGTGGTTTTACTTAAGTAAGACGATACTTGCTTTGGTCATCTCTATTGGAATTATTTTTAGCTTTCATTTAGGAATGACAGCATTAGTAATTGGTTCGATTTTGGCTATGTTCATTCCATTATTATTTGTGATTCCAAAAGTATGGAGCGGTGTAAATTTTCATTATTTTAACAGAAATATTCTCAAAACGTTACTAGCGTATGGTTTACCATTAACTCTTACTTTAACAATGGGATTTTTAATTGATAGTTCCGATCGGCTTTTGTTGGGATGGTTAAGTGGCCCCAGCTCAACGGGATTATATGCAGTGACCTACGATTTTGCTCAACAAACAATAATTCTTATTATGACAATTGTAAATTTAGCGTCTTATCCGATTATTATTCATACATTGGAGAATGGTGACCAGGTTGAGGTACAGAAACAGTTGGAAAAAAGCTTTGTTTTACTATTTCTACTCGCTTTTCCTACAGTTTGCGCTTTGATAATCTTAAGTCCCAATATATCTTTTTTGTTCTTTGGAACGGATTATCAAGCCGCTGCTATTGTAGTGATTCCATGGATCGCTTTAGTTTCCTTGATACAAGGGATTAAAGCTTTTTACTTAGATTTAGCCTTCCAATTAAGCAAACAAACAATAAAGCAGGTATTTCCAGTAGTCATTGGAGCAGCTTTAAACATCTTATTAAATCTTTGGTGGATTCCTCTTTATCAAATAAAAGGGGCGATAATGGCAACACTCATTGCTTATGTAGTTTCATCCATTATGAGTTGGTGGTTAGGCCGAAGATACTTTGTACTACCCATTCCTAAAAGAGAAATATGGAAAATTGTAATTATTACTGTTGTTATGTTTTGCGCGCTATACCCGATCCATCACTTGAAAGGATTCATTGCTTTAATTGTTCAAATAGGAGTAGGCATCATTGTCTATGGGCTGGGTATTTGGGTGTTCAATGTTCTTAATATAAGAAAGGCGCTACCACTAGCTGAACGGAATTTGAAAATAAAAGTAAAGGGGTGA
- the galE gene encoding UDP-glucose 4-epimerase GalE, with the protein MTILVTGGAGYIGSHTCVELLNNGYEIAVLDNLSNSSEEVLTRIREMTNKSFMFYKGDLLDKDFIKMVFQKNRIEAVIHFAGLKAVGESVQHPHLYYQNNIMGTLHLLEVMDQYEIRKIVFSSSATVYASSQPMPLSENSITKAINPYGRTKLMIEEMLADYYQANPKWSCVVLRYFNPIGAHQSGEIGEDPNGIPNNLMPYLTQVAIGKLNELKVFGNDYPTPDGTCIRDYIHVVDLAKGHIKALNKVQIESGYYTYNLGTGGGYSVLEVIQAFEKATGKKVPYSIGGRRQGDVPICYADTSTSKMELLWQATKSLEEMCKDAWNWQTQNPNGYKIIDHATLNSNN; encoded by the coding sequence ATGACTATTTTAGTAACAGGTGGTGCCGGATACATAGGTAGTCATACATGTGTAGAGCTACTGAATAATGGTTATGAGATTGCTGTGCTTGATAATCTTTCGAATAGTAGTGAAGAAGTATTAACAAGGATTCGTGAAATGACAAACAAAAGCTTTATGTTTTATAAAGGAGACTTGTTAGACAAAGATTTTATTAAGATGGTTTTTCAAAAAAATAGGATTGAGGCAGTAATTCATTTTGCAGGCTTAAAAGCAGTGGGAGAATCCGTTCAACATCCCCATTTATATTATCAAAACAATATCATGGGTACCCTTCATTTATTAGAAGTAATGGATCAATACGAGATTAGAAAAATAGTATTTAGCTCTTCAGCAACTGTTTACGCTAGTAGTCAACCAATGCCTCTATCTGAAAACTCCATAACTAAAGCGATCAATCCTTATGGACGAACGAAGTTAATGATAGAAGAAATGTTAGCTGATTATTACCAAGCTAATCCAAAATGGAGTTGTGTTGTGCTGAGATATTTTAATCCAATTGGAGCTCACCAGAGTGGAGAAATTGGGGAAGATCCTAATGGTATACCAAACAACTTAATGCCTTACCTCACTCAAGTAGCGATTGGAAAATTAAATGAGCTAAAAGTGTTTGGTAATGATTATCCTACACCTGATGGCACATGTATAAGGGATTATATTCATGTCGTCGATCTTGCCAAAGGACACATAAAAGCATTGAACAAAGTGCAGATTGAAAGTGGTTACTATACTTACAATCTTGGTACTGGGGGAGGCTATAGTGTCCTGGAGGTGATTCAGGCATTTGAGAAAGCTACCGGCAAGAAAGTTCCTTATAGTATTGGTGGGCGTAGACAAGGAGATGTGCCAATATGTTATGCAGATACTTCTACATCGAAAATGGAACTTTTGTGGCAAGCAACAAAAAGTTTAGAAGAGATGTGTAAGGATGCTTGGAATTGGCAAACTCAAAATCCTAATGGCTATAAAATCATAGACCATGCAACCTTAAATTCTAATAATTAG